From a region of the Solanum stenotomum isolate F172 chromosome 2, ASM1918654v1, whole genome shotgun sequence genome:
- the LOC125855086 gene encoding cytochrome P450 CYP82D47-like, which translates to MDFFLIAVTLASSFIVLLFLHKQFYSAKKQSSSRKVPEAAGAWPIIGHLHLLGGSESDQLPHKVLGRLADKYGSIFGMKLGVHQVVVVSDHKLAKECFTTNDLALANRPKSMASEIIGYKHAMFGLCSYGPYWRETRKIATIELFSARRIEMLKHIRQFEVKSSVKEIYNNWAKNNLNGVVKMEMKEWIGDLVMNTMGKMLFGKGRRSNEDEGINKAHKAIRRFFELLGAFVVADFLPYLRWLDIGGYEKAMKEVSKEMDSVVEEWLTEHKTKKEIIKSGEEEDFMDVMLSICEDRDLPGFDADTAIKATCMALLSAGTDTTIVTLTWTLSLLLNNYQAIQKAQDELDAHVGKNRWVQESDIKNLVYLQAIVKEGLRLYPAAPLSVPHESMEDCTISGYDIPKGTRLLVNLWKIHHDPNIWPNPHEFKPERFLSTHKDVDVKGNHFELMPFGSGRRMCPGISLALQVLPFVIAMLLQGFDMKRPSDEPIDMSESFGLTVLKASPLEVILAPRLAPDLYE; encoded by the exons ATGGATTTCTTTCTAATTGCTGTTACATTAGCTAGCTCCTTTATTGTACTTTTATTTCTTCACAAACAATTTTACTCAGCTAAAAAGCAGAGTAGTAGTAGAAAGGTACCTGAAGCTGCCGGAGCATGGCCTATTATCGGCCATCTCCACCTTCTCGGTGGATCTGAATCTGATCAGTTGCCTCACAAAGTGTTGGGCCGCTTGGCAGATAAGTACGGGTCTATTTTCGGAATGAAGCTTGGAGTTCATCAGGTTGTAGTTGTGAGTGATCACAAATTAGCCAAAGAGTGCTTCACAACAAACGATTTAGCCCTAGCGAACCGGCCTAAATCCATGGCTTCAGAGATTATAGGCTACAAACACGCTATGTTTGGACTTTGTTCTTACGGTCCTTACTGGAGAGAAACAAGGAAGATTGCCACAATTGAACTTTTCTCCGCTCGGCGAATCGAGATGCTCAAACACATCAGACAATTTGAGGTAAAATCATCTGTTAAAGAGATTTATAATAATTGGGCAAAGAATAATTTAAATGGTGTTGTGAAGATGGAGATGAAGGAATGGATTGGGGATTTAGTTATGAATACTATGGGGAAAATGTTATTCGGAAAAGGGCGAAGGAGTAATGAGGACGAAGGAATAAATAAGGCTCACAAAGCAATTCGAAGATTTTTCGAATTGTTAGGAGCttttgttgtggctgatttttTACCTTATTTAAGATGGCTGGATATTGGAGGCTATGAGAAAGCAATGAAGGAGGTTTCTAAAGAAATGGATTCTGTTGTTGAAGAATGGTTAACAGAGCACAAAACgaagaaagaaattattaaatctggtgaagaagaagatttcATGGATGTCATGCTTTCCATTTGTGAAGACAGAGATCTGCCTGGATTTGATGCCGATACCGCTATCAAAGCTACATGTATG GCTTTGCTGTCTGCAGGTACAGACACCACGATCGTAACTCTAACGTGGACTTTATCTCTACTACTCAACAACTATCAAGCAATTCAAAAGGCTCAAGATGAGCTAGACGCTCATGTTGGCAAGAACAGATGGGTCCAAGAATCGGATATAAAAAACTtagtttaccttcaagctattGTTAAAGAAGGATTACGTTTATATCCGGCTGCACCACTCTCAGTGCCACACGAGTCGATGGAGGATTGTACTATCAGTGGGTATGATATACCAAAAGGCACTCGCTTATTAGTGAACTTATGGAAGATTCATCACGATCCTAATATATGGCCAAATCCTCACGAGTTTAAGCCAGAGAGGTTCTTGTCGACCCACAAGGATGTCGATGTAAAGGGCAATCACTTTGAGTTAATGCCATTTGGTAGTGGAAGAAGAATGTGCCCTGGAATTTCGTTAGCCCTTCAAGTTTTGCCCTTTGTAATAGCAATGTTGCTGCAGGGGTTTGACATGAAGAGGCCTTCAGATGAACCAATTGATATGAGTGAGAGCTTTGGATTGACAGTGCTCAAAGCTTCTCCACTCGAAGTTATCCTTGCTCCGCGCTTGGCTCCCGATCTTTATGAATGA